Proteins encoded within one genomic window of Oryza brachyantha chromosome 7, ObraRS2, whole genome shotgun sequence:
- the LOC102709383 gene encoding disease resistance protein RGA5-like isoform X3 produces the protein MEFTTAAIATFLPKLSRLLMEEYSLQKSVKEEITFLKAELESLQVELDMISKVPIDQLDKQIMICARDFRDLSYDIEDNVDNFMVCGGGLEPTKKHIFTRLIDTYHQSLYKLKTHCKIANNDIKYVKKQVKEVMTENVRHKTGDVASKLPVIINTPILKLYDRVTKPVGIDKASGDLMKILSMEDDELSKKLKMASIVGFGGLGKTTLAKEVFNILRVQFGFACFVSVGRKPDIKKVLKTILIELDNDRNMYDLAGLSERNLTDELREFLGNMRYLIILDDIWEISTWEIIKCALVDTNSGSRVVATTRISQVAIEVGDVYNMEPLSEDNSKRLFHQRLFGVDCIDPTSNESIEVIEKVLNKCGGAPLSIITIASVFVNKPMEDWSNKYNSIGFGPEDNEPVHNMRKILCFSYYDMPLYLKNCLLHLSIYPEDCWIEKESLIWKWIAEGFVHVEQGKGLFEVGEKYFTELINKSMIQPVDFDSIDGGTLDGCYIHDMVLDLIRIFATDETFTLVLDRMYEGHNSTLHNRNVRRLALHKSWNQDIENNLGVDMARLRSFNVFECPTSMIPPLVNFLALRVLALEDCSIADFDLKHLGKLRQLRYLGMRNTRSDLPPNIGDLMHLQTLDVRDSGVGPLPVAVYKLSKLLRLCLDEFTEVPAGLGSLMSLQELWVYVSDDSCPNFAMELRKLTELRILHINWYWEVDEVSLKALVESLRGLSRLEDLDFFSCSDAWMNGWEGWDPPRQLRKFCIDSVRVVLPCLPSWLNCNHVPHLSRLDLRVQAIEGCDLERLSRMPMLRFLSVHVEGEEGYSWTVRGGSGLFPNLRCFHTNISLTFLQGAVPALTTVELCVLASRCGGGAACEVGLGNVLLLKTVEVWIACQGATDDQVEEADMVLRRAVDIHPNRPTIEVHKFCQQRLMDEEDGDNKEENSGKDQLQDSCVANEAKRTKFSDQS, from the exons ATGGAGTTCACCACTGCGGCAATTGCCACGTTCCTCCCCAAGCTGAGCAGGCTGCTAATGGAAGAGTATAGCCTACAAAAGAGTGTGAAGGAGGAGATCACATTCCTCAAGGCTGAGCTCGAGAGTTTGCAAGTGGAGCTTGACATGATCTCAAAGGTGCCAATAGATCAACTTGACAAGCAAATCATGATTTGTGCTAGGGACTTTAGGGATCTCTCTTATGACATTGAGGACAATGTTGACAACTTCATGGTATGTGGCGGTGGCCTTGAGCCAACCAAGAAACACATCTTCACAAGGTTAATTGACACATATCATCAGTCATTGTACAAGCTAAAGACCCATTGCAAAATTGCCAATAATGATATCAAATATGTCAAAAAGCAAGTCAAGGAGGTTATGACAGAAAATGTTAGGCACAAGACTGGAGATGTTGCTTCTAAGCTTCCAGTGATCATCAACACTCCCATCTTGAAATTGTATGATAGGGTCACCAAGCCTGTTGGCATTGACAAGGCAAGTGGTGATCTAATGAAAATATTGTCCATGGAGGATGATGAGTTGTCCAAGAAGCTGAAGATGGCATCCATTGTTGGGTTTGGAGGATTGGGCAAGACAACTCTTGCGAAAGAAGTTTTTAACATTCTAAGAGTGCAGTTTGGCTTTGCCTGTTTCGTTTCGGTGGGTCGAAAACCTGATATCAAGAAGGTTCTCAAGACTATCCTTATTGAACTTGATAATGACAGAAACATGTATGATCTAGCAGGATTAAGTGAAAGGAATCTTACTGATGAGCTCCGAGAATTTCTTGGCAATATGAG gtatttgattattttggaTGATATATGGGAGATATCCACATGGGAGATTATTAAGTGTGCTCTGGTGGATACCAATTCTGGAAGTAGAGTTGTTGCAACAACTCGTATTTCCCAAGTTGCCATCGAAGTTGGTGATGTTTACAACATGGAGCCACTTTCTGAAGATAACTCAAAAAGGTTATTCCACCAAAGATTATTTGGTGTTGACTGCATAGATCCAACTAGTAATGAATCAATTGAGGTAATCGAAAAGGTCTTAAATAAATGTGGTGGTGCTCCATTGTCTATTATTACAATAGCTAGTGTTTTTGTTAATAAACCGATGGAGGATTGGTCTAACAAGTATAATTCTATTGGTTTTGGGCCTGAAGATAATGAACCAGTTCATAACATGAGAAAGATACTATGTTTTAGCTACTATGATATGCCATTATACCTAAAGAATTGTCTGCTGCACCTAAGCATATATCCAGAGGATTGCTGGATTGAGAAAGAGTCCTTGATATGGAAATGGATAGCAGAAGGATTTGTTCACGTGGAACAAGGGAAGGGTCTATTTGAGGTCGGCGAGAAATACTTCACTGAGCTTATCAACAAAAGCATGATACAACCTGTGGATTTTGACAGCATTGATGGGGGCACCTTAGATGGTTGCTACATCCATGACATGGTGTTGGATCTCATCCGCATTTTTGCAACTGATGAAACCTTTACATTAGTGTTGGATAGAATGTACGAGGGTCACAACTCAACTTTACACAACAGAAATGTCCGGAGGCTAGCACTGCACAAGAGTTGGAATCAAGACATAGAAAACAATCTGGGTGTGGACATGGCACGGCTGAGGTCGTTCAATGTCTTTGAGTGCCCCACAAGTATGATACCCCCACTTGTGAACTTCCTTGCTTTACGTGTGCTAGCTCTGGAAGACTGTTCCATCGCCGACTTCGATCTCAAGCATCTTGGTAAGCTACGTCAGCTAAGGTACTTAGGAATGAGGAACACACGTTCTGATCTCCCACCCAACATAGGCGATCTCATGCACCTGCAAACATTGGACGTCAGGGACAGTGGCGTTGGCCCATTGCCAGTGGCTGTCTATAAGCTAAGCAAGCTGCTCCGTCTATGCCTTGACGAATTCACCGAAGTTCCTGCTGGGCTTGGGAGTCTGATGTCCCTGCAAGAGCTCTGGGTGTATGTATCTGACGACAGCTGCCCAAACTTTGCTATGGAACTGCGTAAGCTGACGGAGCTGAGGATCCTCCACATCAACTGGTACTGGGAGGTAGACGAGGTCTCCTTGAAGGCCCTGGTGGAGTCCCTGCGTGGTCTAAGCAGACTTGAGGACCTGGACTTCTTCTCCTGTTCGGATGCCTGGATGAACGGCTGGGAAGGATGGGATCCCCCTAGGCAGCTCCGCAAGTTCTGCATCGACAGCGTCCGGGTGGTACTCCCATGCCTGCCATCGTGGTTGAACTGCAACCATGTCCCGCACCTCTCGAGGCTAGACCTTCGAGTGCAAGCCATCGAGGGGTGTGATCTTGAGCGCCTCTCTAGGATGCCAATGCTTCGCTTCCTCTCTGTGCACgtcgagggggaggaggggtaCTCGTGGACCGTCAGAGGTGGTAGCGGACTGTTCCCTAACCTAAGGTGCTTCCACACGAACATCTCTCTCACGTTTCTACAGGGGGCGGTGCCAGCGTTGACGACGGTTGAGCTATGCGTGCTTGCATCCCGGTGCGGTGGTGGTGCCGCCTGCGAGGTTGGCTTGGGGAACGTCCTGCTGCTGAAGACCGTGGAGGTTTGGATCGCGTGTCAGGGTGCAACGGACGACCAGGTTGAGGAAGCAGATATGGTGCTAAGGCGTGCCGTTGACATTCACCCCAACCGTCCAACCATTGAGGTGCACAAATTTTGTCAACAG CGGCTGATGGATGAAGAAGACGGTGATAACAAGGAGGAGAATTCAGGCAAGGACCAATTG CAGGACAGTTGTGTAGCGAACGAGGCAAAGAGGACAAAGTTTTCGGACCAATCATGA